Within Sorghum bicolor cultivar BTx623 chromosome 2, Sorghum_bicolor_NCBIv3, whole genome shotgun sequence, the genomic segment AACTCAAGTGTAAGCTCGAAACAGGTCACTCACAATGAGTGAAGCAAAGCCAACAACTTGGTCCCCAAAGACATGGGCAACAGCTCGACACAACCAAGTAAAACACAGCTAGCCCTCAAGAAGAGGCAAACAGGCTCAACACCGCTAGCAAAACTTGAAAAGCCAGAAAACAACTAGACCCTCTAGAAGAGGCAAAGGCTCAACACATCTAGCAAAAGCAACTCAAATGCAACTCCCCCTGAGCAAATGCAATCTCTCTCAAATGAATGCATGTCTCTCTTTTTTGTGTGTAACTTTCTCCTCCTTGTTGACACATGCACTTATCAAGATTTGCCCAAGGAGTGCAACTCCCCCTCAAAACATGCTATGAATGCAAAAAATGCACATATATAAAAGCTTCAGGAGTATAGCAATCAGATTGAAAAGATGCTCTAGGTGGTGTTGTCATGTGTGTATAGCAATAAGTACAAGTGCTAGCAAATGCTCAAACTGATCAAGTGAAACGAAATATGACATTTAAGCATTTTTGATCAATTTTAAGCCATTATAAGAAGGAGTTCACCACTGAAAGTAGCACATAGCAGGTATAAGTAGGAAATCAACCTAGTGCTAACAAGTGTATACAAGGTGAACTACCCCAAACAACATTCATACATCATGTCAAAGACTAACCTTAGACTTGTGTTTTCATCAAATTTTCATTTTATCGGAGTTTgcagcatatcacaaggtttaGTCAAAAACATGTGTGAGTGCGAGAGGTTACCTGTACCATCAAACCAACTTATCGACCATGCCAAGCCTATGTCAAAGACAATCGCAAGCTTAAGACAATGATCTCGGCATCCACTACAAGGCTCAAGTTCATCCATAAGTGCAATTGGAAGCAGTCTCGATACCTTGACGTAGGACAGCACAGACCCATCTCGATCTTTTCTTTTCACTTAGCTTGATTTTCAATTTTTAGTATAAGAATTTACAAGTTGTCAAAGCAAGTGTATAACTCAAAGAATGAGACATAGCAACCTAGCATATAAATGATAGCTCAAGTGATCTCAACACATCCTACACATGCTAGTTGCCAATCACAATGGTGAACAATTGTCAGGTTTCAGCAAGTTTATGTCAAGTTCACAAGTTATAAAACATGCTTAGCTCATAACATGCATCAAGTGATCAAAAAGATCCTAAGCGACAAGCACCATCATGTACATACAAGACATATCACAAAGAGCATAATCTCAATCTAACAACTATAATCATGAAGCTCAAAATGCTCTAATATACATGATGAGATGAAATGCAATGCAATAtgatacaaaaataaaataaaagctaaactaaaagaaaacaaaactaGTGTACAAAAAACCAAAGTTCCCCTCAACTAAAAAGGGAAACAAACTCCAAGCTCCCCTCGCAAGCGAGCAAACTGGGCTTGGTCAAGGGGTTTGGTAAAGATGTCTACAAGCTGATTTTGGGTATCAACATGGTGTAGGTCAATATCTCCTTTCTCATAGTGGTCACGCAGGAAGTGAAagcggacatctatatgcttgGTTTTTGAGTGGAGAACTAGGTTTTTAGCAACGCTTATGCCACTGGTGCTATCACAAAGCAGAGGCACTCACCTAAACTCTAACCTAAAATCTCTCAAAGTAGCTATCATCCAAAGCAACTGGGAGCAgcaagcagcagcaacaacatacTCGGCTTCTGTGGTGGATTGGGCAACTGAGGATTGCTTGCGAGAGGACCAAGACACAAGAGAAGTCCCAAGAAACTGGCAAGTCCCCGACATGGACTTGCGCTCGACACGGCAGCCGGCATAATCCGCATCAGAATAGCCGcaaagagaaagagaggaggAAGCTGAAAACCAAAGACCGAACTCAGGTGTGAAACGGAGGTACCTCAAGATTCGTTTGACAGCTTGACAATGAGATGTGTGTGACGAAGACTGAAAGCGCGCACACAAGCAGACCGCGAACTGGATGTCCGGTCTTGTCGCCGTCAGGTACAGTAGCGATCCGATCATGCTTCGGTACTCCTTCTGGTCCACAacttctccttcttcatctgcatCCAGGGCCGTCATGGTCGACATGGGTGTCGAGAGAGGCTTGGCCTCGCCCATATCGAATTTCTTGAGTACGTCCTTGGTGTACTTGCCTTGGTGCACAAACGTCCCTTCTCTAGTTTGCTTGATTTGCAAACCAAGAAAGAACGTCATCTCACCCATCATGCTCATCTCAAATTCCCTACTCATAGTTTCTGCAAACTTGCCAACAAGTGCATGAGAAGAGCCACCGAAAATGATATCATCCACGTATATCTGAACCAAAAGAGTGTCAGTGCCTTGCTTGAGGAGAAACAAAGTTTTATCAACAGAACccaatttaaaatcctttgcaAGCAAGAAGGCTTTCAAACGCTCATACTAGGCTCTCGGGGCTTGTTTTAGACCATACAAGGCTTTATGGAGTTTAGAAACATGGTTAGGAAACTTAGGATTTTCAAAGCCAGGGGGTTGTCTCACATAGACCTCTTCCTCTATATACCCATTTAAGAaagcactcttgacatccatcTGATACAGCTTGAACCCTTTTGAAGCTGCAAAGGCTAAAAGGATCCTAATGGCTTCTAGACGGGCAACAGGAGCAATGGTTTCCTCATAGTCTATCCCCTCTTTCTGACAAAACCCTGAGCTACCAACCTAGCCTTGTTCCTCACTACCACCCCATCTTCACTCTGTTTGTTTTTGAAAACCCACTTGGTACCTATGGGATGGCAATCTGGTGGAAGCGGTACTAAAACCCAAACCTTGTTTCTCTCAAAGTTTTCTAACtcctcatgcatagcattaacccaatcggaATTAGATAGTGCGTGTCCAACATCTCGAGGctcaaaagaagcaacaaaaGCAGAATAAGCGAAGTGTGAGATGTGATATGACCTGGACCGCGTGATTTGCTGGTCAATTTCACCAATCATGGTCTAAGGTGGATGGCGACGCTGAATGTGTCGAGGTGCTTCCCTTGAAGAAGTCACCTCCCCCTCGACTGCAGCTAGGGCCTCCTCAGGGACAGCCGGTGTAGGCTGAGGAGGCTGCTCGATCGGACCCCAAGTAGTGGAAGAAGAAGGATTGGGGCCATCAGGCGAAGTAGTTGTCGAAGACTCGAGAGGGGCAGCCAGTGGTGTTGGCTCGGGATCACCCCAATCGGCATCTTCTGCATCATCCTCAACAAAGATGCTCTCACCAATCTCCTGATCACCTGCACATTCAAAGACAAGAGAAGAACAAGGCATAGTCTCATCGAATGTGACCTCACAGGTCTCCACGACTCGGTTAGTTTCAAGGTTAAGTACACGATATGCTTGAGAATGAGAAGCATAACCAAGAAAAATACCGTCGGAGGACCTAGACTCAAATTTGTCTAAATTACCTTGCTTTAGGATGAAACACTTGCAACCAAATACCCTGAAGTGACTTACCTTGGGTAGTCTACCAAATCGCAACTCATAAGAAGTCTTTTTCAAGAAGGCTCGAAGAAAAATGCGATTGGAGACATGACAGACGGTGTTGATCGCCCCGGCCCAATATCTCTTAGGAGTCCTATGCTCATCGAGCATCGTCCTGGCCATCTCAACAAGGGTCCGATTTTTGCGCTCAACAACACCATTTTGCTGGGGAACATAAGGAGAGGAAAACTGGTGCTCGAGACCCAAGGAAGCACAGAAGGTATCAAACTAAGTGTTTTTGAATTCTGTGCCATTGTCACTGCGTATAGCTCTCATGGCATTCTTAGGCAACTCAGTTTGTAACCGAAGAATCAAATCTTGAACATGAGAAAAAGCCTCATCCTTACCCTCCATgaaaaacacccaagagtagcgaGAAAAGTCATCCACAATCACTAGAACATACCACTTCCCTCCCTCTGACCGAACTCGAGCCGGACCAACTGTGTCCATATGAAGTAGCTCACCGGGTTCCTTGGTCATGACCTGAGTCACAGGAGGGTGAGAAGCGGCAACCATCTTCCCATGACGACAAGGGTGACAAACCAAATCCTTCTCAAATTTCAATTTAGGCAATCCTCGGATTAAGTCAAGTGAGCTCAACCTAGCTAGTAAGTCAAAGCTCAAATGACCAAGTCTCCTATGCCACTTCCAAAGATGAGAAGAGGATCCAGCCACAAGACAACGAGAAGAGCCAAAAGAGTGATAAAAATCAGCTCGAAAGACATGACCAAAAGGGACAATCTGGCAAACAAGATTTCTCTGAGAATCAAGAACTCGAGACAAGCCAGTCTTAAAGCGCACCTCAAAACCATCCTGAAGGAGTTGCGAAACCGAAAGCAAATTGAAATGCAAATTTGAAACCAAAGCAACATCCTTCAAGACAAAACTCTCATTGACCCGAATGGTCCCACGAGAAAGCACCTTACCTTTGCTATTGTCCCCGAATGTGATGTACTCCTTACATTGCacggggtcgaggctggagaaCCATTTTGAACTTCCGGCCATGTGGCGCGAACAACCGTAATCAACAAGCCACGTATTCTCCAGGCCTCCGATCTGCATCAATAGAAAGACATGGGGTGAGCAAATGGCGCAACACTGGGGTTTGTAAACTGTGAAAGATACCAGTGTTGGGTCATTTGCCCTGGAAAAGTGTTAGGAAAAACACCAAGCATGCCATGTCCCATTTGAGGAAAGCGATCACCACGAAAGGGAAAACGTGGTCCGCTAGAGCTGTGGGACTGAGAAGCAAAGCCACCGCCATGAGGTTCAAAGTCATATTGATCATGACCTGAACCACGTCGGGCACGACCACCACATGGTCTCGCAAGCTGAGGCCTAGAACCTTGAGGCATTGCACCTCTAGGCCTAGCACTGCGCCTCTGTACAGGCGGCACATGTACGCCATGGGGTGGGCGGTACATGTTCCGGTTGTTCAACTCGTACTCTCGCTGCTCATCTCTCTTCCTCCTAAAGCAAAACTCAGCAAGGTGACCATCCCTATGGCAATACTAACAGTGATACCTTACCTCTCTCTTGGGTGGTTGTTGGTTCACTCTCTTGTGGGTATGATTCACTCTTGGTGGCTTTTTGGCTTTAGGAAGGGGATCCTCAGAGATGTTTGGTAGAGTGTCAAGTGGGTTCCTGAGATGGTTAGGTTTTGGAATCCACACTTGTTTCTGAGGTGGGGATTTTGGAGGTTCTTCAAACACTCCATCTTTTACAGTGGGTTTGGAAGGCTCAGGTGGAGTGAATTTGATCAACTTGGGAGTAGTGGATGGTTTCTCACTTGGGCTCAAACCACTAAACTCACCAACCTTGCCATAAAGATTTTCACCCTTCCCACCTATTGCAAAGCCTACACCCGATGTGCAAGTTCCCCGCCTGAACTGGCTCACCACCATGCCCAACTGTGGCTCACTGCTAGACACCCAGCTCAAGATGGACTGAAGGTATGTGTTGTCTTCCTCGGATCTCATCTTATCGTGCCTGCAAGACTCAAGCTCTAGCACCAAGCTCTCACAACGTGCACACTTAGCAGCGGCGCTATCTAAACTGGCCTTCTCAAGATCACAAATCTTGGCATTCTTCTCTGCCAGCTCAGATTGCAAGCCCGAGCAGGACTTGCACGCATCCAACAAGACAGGCCTAGCCTTCAGCTCACCATACTCATCAAGCAAAGTAGCATACTTAGATTGCAATTCAGAGAAGTTAGACATATGAACAGCACACTCATCGCACTCTACTTCATCTGACACAACCACAACACACTTCTTAGCAACCTCAAGCTCCTTAAGCGCCAACTCTAGCTTGTCCTTAAACTCTTTCCTCTCATGGACAACACGCTTAAGCAATTTATCTTGACTAATCAAGGTGATATTCATGCTATCAAGCTCAGTGACAAGGTCATCGACAGAAGGAGGTACCTCGGAGGTGTCGTCGTTGAAGGAGACCTCATCCTTGCTGGCCTTCACCTCTTCATCAATCGCCATGGTGCAGAAGCCTCCGTGAGTGGAGTCGACGATGAAGCAAAGACCGGTCAGCTTCTCCATCTTCCTCTCGGACTCATCGTCACTCGAGGGAGAAGAGGAGCGGTCATCGCCAGAGTCATTGTCGAGGTCGCTGAGGGAAGCAAGAAAGGCACGCTCTTGCGCCTTGGCTTTCTTGCGGTACATCTTCTTGAGCACCTCCTTGTCGAAGCCCTTCTTTGACTTGTGCTTCTTGGAGGTGTAGTCGTGCTTGTCCTTGCGCTTGCCGGAGTCGTACTTGTCGAAGGAgtgcttgttcttcttggggcaGTGGGCGACGAAGTGGTCGAGATCTCCACAGTTGTAGCAGCACACCTTTTGatcaccgccgcggcggcggttcAAGCGGTTGTTGTGGAACCGCGAGAACCGGCTAATGATCAACGCCAGCTCGTCATCCCCAAGGGTCTCCAACTGCTCCTCTGAAATAGACACCAAGGAAGACAAGGCGAACGACATCTGTGAAGGGTTAGCTGAAGAACTTGAACGGTTACCTGAGACTAAAGCCATAGTCGGTGCAGAGGGATTCTTGAGTTTGGCTTGAGTCTGGTAGTCGATCTCGGTGGACTTGAGCTTGCTGAACAGCTCGTCCACAGTGATGGTGTCGTAGTTCGAAGACTCGATAATGGCGGATACCTTCACATCCCAAACCTTCCGATCTAGGGCATATAGAAGCTTGAGAGCCCTCTCATGATCATCATAAGGTAGCTGTGCCGTGTTTGCTCGCATCTTGTTAATGATCGTCTGAAAACGAGAAAATATGGCATCGATGGACTCGCCATCAAGctgagtgaagttctcatactcTCTCTTGTACGTCTCATAAAGTCTGGTTTTGACATGGGCTGTACCCTCGTGATAGCTCTGAAGCCTCACCCAGATCTCTCGAGCAGTAGCACAATCAGAGATACGCTCGAACTCAGGAAGCGAAAGACTCGAGAAAAGAACAGATCTTGCTCTGCTATTTGTGTTGTGCCAATCTTTTTGATCTTGCGTGGTTCGAGCACGAGGTTCAAGCACAACGAAAGTAGCATCCTCGCAAATTTCCCAAACTAGCCAATCAATCCCCTGGAGATGAGCAGACATGCGTATTTTACAATAGGGATAATTTGTTCCATCGAAGAACGGTGGTTTAACGGAACCACGCTCCATGTCGCATTCGTGGATCACGGACCGATTAAGGTGGAATGATCCTTAACTGGCTCTGATACTAATTGAAAGACCAAAAGCGGCGaccagagggggggtgaatgggAGCCGTAAATTTTCTTTCGAAATAATTTTAGCCACTGTCCCAAATCACCGCCAAACACAAATAAGTACCCGAAACTAAATTACTCAAGTCAACTGGTGACAAGAGCAATTAGATAAAATTCCTTACAACGATAGAAGACGAACGCAACTAACGGAAATCAAATCGGAGCTCGAACAACCAAAATACGAACAAAACAGGAAATCAAAGAAGAATAAATTGGACAGAAAAACACCTAAAAAGACTGACAAGAAAATCACTTAAAAACACAAGCCAGTAGGCAGGAAATTTTATGGCCACTCACGGGCAGGAACGAGACTCTCAAATAAACCAAAATGATGGCTCTAGGTAATCACGAACTTCTGCAATTTCTAACTAACCAACACCTGATGAGAATCAACCAAAAACCTATACGAGCATGAACTAGTATCCTCACAGAGAGGCTGCCTGCAACCCGCATCGGAGCTCCCACTGGATGCCATCGGCAGGGCACTGACTATCCAAATCGATGACCAATCACAAAATCAAGAGAACAAGCTGCTGTGATTGGCTCCAGAACAGAAGCACTGCTAGAGAACTACACCAGTCAATCACGCAAGGAACAAAACAACACCTGGATGAGCAGCTGGCCACAACGACCCACGGCAAACACTGCTTGAACGAGCGGACACGGTGCCTGAACACCGGTGTTGGTAGTGCTGCCACGAACTCGATTCTGAGCGCAAGAAGCTGAGGCGCTGCTGCTCTGCAAAAACTGACTAGTACTGAGAAAAGAACAGAGGCAAGAACGAACTGCACTTCACAGATAGAACACACAAGCAAGCCGGCGTACGGGAGAGCGAGCAGACAAGCACTTGAACTAGTGATGGGCGCCGCTCACCTGAGCACTCGCAGTGCTTGAGCACCAGAGCTGATGGCGCTCAGACCGATTCCATACAGGACTTCCTGAGTACGAACAGAAACTTCCAAGGAAGGAACAGACGGCGCAAGAATCGATGAAATCAGACTCAAAACTCCATGAATCACTTCCAAACTTGACATAGATGAAATTCACCTAGGCACGAAACAACTCCCCAAAAATCATCGCTTGCAATCAAACCAAACTCCGGGAAAATCAAATCGTAGACAAGCACGAAAATGGGAAAAACTCAGCACAGTGAACAACAAAAATCACAGATAAATTTGTTGAATCCCAGCGGACATGTGGAAGATTCGGGCCTCTATTTCCAACTCGAAAATTTCAGTTGCTTACACAAAGTAAAAATCTATATGAACACTAGGGGGAGGATAAGGCTACAGGGAAAAACTGAGAGAGAAGGGAGAGGTGGAAAAAGAAGATAGAGGAGATGAGGTACTCCTCCGGCTTATTTATCAGGCATATTATATATTCTCCAAAAGCCCGTAGATATTTTTCAGAGTGAACCACCTAGTCATGAGCACTATGGTCCAACTCGAGTTTTTCTGATCCGACGGCCACCGCGCCTCCTCATCGGTAGCCTCGCTCCGAAGCGATCTCACCGATGCCGCCACGTGTCATCCGTCCGCATCGGGACCTCCGCCcgggttttgaggcccaaacccgcGAAACCCGCCGCAAGTAGCGTAgcccattgttgggtattcttaacatcactatcaAAAGTAGatatagttttctaattctgataacggtgccaaaaatgccaaacctatccctcataccacttaagccaagttgtcatccccagcatgacatgagagacgcagtattgaaatatgcaattgctcttctaaataaataatgaatgggatctgcaagcgcacagattaataccgatgtggcattttaaccgggaagtattccacgtatcgttatttatatttttaccactggaaagagattaacaatcatcaatattgattatagaatagaatatgagattgagtatctatcattgcatgtataattgagaacatttatctaactctttcatacaggggtaagtgtcacataaaagatatatgaagtaataaatagtgacaaagataattgatctgatcagcataacttagccacatataaatatgataagcacctcaattagatattctagaaagtcattagcatggtattagaacgaactacaagaatatttcctaagttattctcaactatataatctagcattatcatagttagtgcaagcatacttagcaatcattgcgagacaggactacgcccatgcatagtgatattatcaaggtaaatgagaaacatagcaatcactttcctgtaataatgttgctctgccagcccaatacacgagagggggactatataagaataaataaagttgtcactatcacgaactacctcgcgatctggcatattgggtacaatcgcagataaatacggtataagcaccacgcctacacaatatctatctgttgacaccgtttttcgaCACGTGCACGGGGACCAGTAGAGTACAGATCGGCAggcggagcaacggtaactagactgcagaagagttgccgatgaggagagctgccgatgaagagacgaatgaatatgactaagtccaggggtgacgtgttcttgccgatgatcCATATTGGtgcttgccgatggccataacagggagactgccgatgactttgaaaggaagcgtggaggttgccgattgatctgtggcggtgtcccggtcggttacgagGGGATGgttctatgttttccttagttatttaaaatcgttttgtatacggattctgtttagtttggaattcgagtcctagtcgtgtctgattatagctctttgagcagggtataattgTAGACccaagggccttgtaatgaatgatcgatcaatcaatcaaacacaagtttttactcaaattccagcatctacttttttgacgacttcgtcatattttcctttttcactacgagttcttaggagttcgtcgacttaagtgttgacggtccttaagtatcaaatttaattatcaaataaataaagaaaaggatccaaatgaaatcaacatctagacttagggttttatctgacagaattccacgagttctggtgtttgtctatttctgcagggggttatcaggaaatatggaagaaaggcccacatgtcaggattacgtaaagatattaacgtgctgcgcaattatcttacatctagaagactccagaagccacgagaccgaagcggaggcgaaacggggccagagacagggcgcccgccctgtcctactgggcgcccgccctgcccctgagtccaatcaggactctgctttgcgggagatctccaccgacctaaaggatgaatctaaaccatacaatctatgtcggtttgatccaacggcccatattcacttggaaggactataaaaccagaccccctggcccctggaggagagagcctctcaaccctaattcattgttccatcaagggagaagaagcctctgatcaagattagagccaccacatcaattagacatctagattagcatagctacataggattagaactagaaggagtcaatcttcgattggtttccggatctgtgagaaggattcttggtaattctctaattgtgcttctaattgctttctaattatctttgttcttcaatattatgaatatgactttgttctacttcaatatattgcttatgactttgctatacttgcttatatttaagattatattgttcttagtttatcatagttatgtacttggcttagttagattcgatctatatacatgcttaggatcgtatagcgtttatccatcggatccatgggtaaatgatagatattgtgtaggcgtggtgcttataccgtatttatctgcgattgtacccaatatgccagatcgtggggtggttcgtgatagtgacagcttcattgattcttatatagtccccctctcgtgtattgggctggcagagcaacattattacaggggagtgattgctatgtttctcatattccttgctaatatcactatgcatgggcgtagtcttgtctcgcaatgattgctaagtatgcttgcactaactatgatatgctagactatatagttaagaataacttagggaatattcttgtagttcgttctaataccatgctaatgactttctagagtatctaattgaggtgcttatcatatttattatgtggctagatcagattagttatccttgtcactattattatttcatatatcttttatgtgacacttatccctgtatgaagagttagatataatgttctcaattatacatgcaatgatagatgctcaatctcatattctattctgtaatcaatagtgatgatcgctaatcccttcccagtggtaaaaatataaataacgatacctggaatacttcccggttaaaatgctgcatcggtattaatctgtgcgcttgcagatcccattcattatttatttagaagagcaattgcatatttcaataccgcgtctcttatatcatgctggggatgacaacttggcttaagtggtgtgagggataggtttggcatttttggctccgttactagatttagagaacttagtctacttttggtaatgatgttaagaatacccaacaagcatttttggcgccgttgccggggaaggttgattaccaatcaggaatggaataaaagattttgagttatcattcgcatcactaatatgattgagcttatctattctctcatacagttttaccccgatatttttctattttatcttatgcaggagaatgtatgaatagaagacatcttccaggaaattttgttgacaatcccgaagcattattcaagaagacgagagccaagaagaaatcatcaacacttcacgaagaagcttcatccaatcaagaagatcaccgaaacttgtcttcagagttcgaagccatggcgaacaaatcgatccctgagttctcagctcccactacggacaacatccgtactggacctgctgcagagatcgatggcaactttgagctcaagcctggacttatcaacatggtgcaatccaaccagttctgtgggaaggcacacgaagatgctagtgctcatttac encodes:
- the LOC110433089 gene encoding uncharacterized protein LOC110433089, translated to MERGSVKPPFFDGTNYPYCKIRMSAHLQGIDWLVWEICEDATFVVLEPRARTTQDQKDWHNTNSRARSVLFSSLSLPEFERISDCATAREIWVRLQSYHEGTAHVKTRLYETYKREYENFTQLDGESIDAIFSRFQTIINKMRANTAQLPYDDHERALKLLYALDRKVWDVKVSAIIESSNYDTITVDELFSKLKSTEIDYQTQAKLKNPSAPTMALVSGNRSSSSANPSQMSFALSSLVSISEEQLETLGDDELALIISRFSRFHNNRLNRRRGGDQKVCCYNCGDLDHFVAHCPKKNKHSFDKYDSGKRKDKHDYTSKKHKSKKGFDKEVLKKMYRKKAKAQERAFLASLSDLDNDSGDDRSSSPSSDDESERKMEKLTGLCFIVDSTHGGFCTMAIDEEVKASKDEVSFNDDTSEVPPSVDDLVTELDSMNITLISQDKLLKRVVHERKEFKDKLELALKELEVAKKCVVVVSDEVECDECAVHMSNFSELQSKYATLLDEYGELKARPVLLDACKSCSGLQSELAEKNAKICDLEKASLDSAAAKCARCESLVLELESCRHDKMRSEEDNTYLQSILSWVSSSEPQLGMVVSQFRRGTCTSGVGFAIGGKGENLYGKVGEFSGLSPSEKPSTTPKLIKFTPPEPSKPTVKDGVFEEPPKSPPQKQVWIPKPNHLRNPLDTLPNISEDPLPKAKKPPRVNHTHKRVNQQPPKREVRYHC